CGCGGTCACCGTCGCTGACCAGCTAGCCAAGTCGGGCGAACTGCTGCGCATTGGTGGCGCGCCCTACCTGCACACGCTCTCGGCGAGCGTGCCGATCGCCGCGAATGCCGGCTACTACGCGCGCATCGTCACCGAGCAGGCGATCCTGCGGCGCCTGGTGGAGGCTGGCACGCGCATCGCGCAGATGGGCTACTCCGCCGAGGGTGAAGTTGATCAACTAGTCGACCGCGCACAGGCCGAGATCTACGACGTCACCCAGCAACGCACAGCTGAGGACTACCAACCGCTGGCGAACCTGATGCAGGGCGCCATTGAGGAGATTGAAGCAATCCATAGCCGCGGTGGTGCTCTCGTGGGAGTGCCCACCGGATTCTCCGACTTGGACGAGCTCACCAACGGTCTGCACCCGGGTCAGATGATCATCATCGCCGCTCGACCAGCCATGGGTAAGTCGACCGTCGGACTGGATCTGGCGCGCTCAGCCAGCATCAAGAATGGGCTGACCAGTGCGATCTTCTCGCTGGAAATGGGTCGCAACGAGATCCTCATGCGGCTGTTGTCCGCCGAGGCCAAAGTGCCGCTGCAGAACCTGCGCAACGGCAAGATGTCCGAGCAGGACTGGATGAGGCTGGCTCGCACGCAGAGCGAACTCTCCGAGGCGCCGCTGTTCATCGATGACTCGCCGAACCTCACGCTGATGGAGATCCGGGCCAAGTGCCGCCGGCTCAAACAGCGCAACGATCTGCGGTTGGTCATCGTCGACTACTTGCAGTTGATGACTAGTGGCAAGCGGGTCGAGAGTCGCCAGCAGGAGGTCAGTGAGTTCTCCCGATCGCTGAAGCTGCTGGCAAAGGAACTTGAGGTTCCGGTTATCGCGATCAGCCAGCTCAACCGTGGGCCGGAACAGCGGACCGACAAGCGGCCGATGTTGTCCGACCTACGTGAGTCCGGCTCGTTGGAGCAGGACGC
Above is a genomic segment from Candidatus Nanopelagicales bacterium containing:
- the dnaB gene encoding replicative DNA helicase, which produces MLLSKDAIADVVEHLRADDFYKPAHATIFDAVLDLYGRGEPADAVTVADQLAKSGELLRIGGAPYLHTLSASVPIAANAGYYARIVTEQAILRRLVEAGTRIAQMGYSAEGEVDQLVDRAQAEIYDVTQQRTAEDYQPLANLMQGAIEEIEAIHSRGGALVGVPTGFSDLDELTNGLHPGQMIIIAARPAMGKSTVGLDLARSASIKNGLTSAIFSLEMGRNEILMRLLSAEAKVPLQNLRNGKMSEQDWMRLARTQSELSEAPLFIDDSPNLTLMEIRAKCRRLKQRNDLRLVIVDYLQLMTSGKRVESRQQEVSEFSRSLKLLAKELEVPVIAISQLNRGPEQRTDKRPMLSDLRESGSLEQDA